The Rudaeicoccus suwonensis sequence TCGGCGTGGCAGGTGTGTCCGCCGGGCGCTCGGCGACAGGGCCGCCCGCCGGAACCAGCGCGCGCCACGAGGATCTCTAGGCCTGTCGAACAGGGCCTGCTTTGCTATGCTGAGCCGAAAGTCATTGATACGGCATCGACGTCCCGGGCGTTCCCCTGGGCGTGATCGGTCCAGGAGAGGCGCGGATGAATCCGGCAAACAAGATCATCTACAACGTCGGCGGCGCCATCGTCGGCGCGCTGCTTGCTGCCGTCGCGATCTTCGGCCTGGTGCAGCAGCAGGGCTCGCAGACCCAGCCGCAGACCTACAAGGGCGCCATCACCTACAACCAGTGATCTGACCGCGGCGCCGTGCGCACCGCACAGAAGAACTTCGACATCGGCGATGTCGACTCCCGTGATCAGGGTGTCGGCGTCGCCGATTCGTGTTCGGCGACGATCTCGTCCAGCGACCGCAGCCGGGGAGCCACGATGGGGGGTGAATCCGGTCGCTCGACCTGACCCAGCACCGACCGGATCGACCGCTCCAACTGCGCACCACTCGAACGCCAGTCGAAGGACAGCGCGTGCTCGCGAGCGGTCACGCCCAGCCGGTGCCGCAGGTCATGGTTGGTGAGCAGCACCCGCACCTGGTTGGTCAGTTCGTCCGCGTCGGTCGCAAGCAGCCCGGTCAGCCCGTGCATGATCGACTCGGTGGGTCCGCCGGCGTGCTCGAAGGCCAGCGCCGGCGTCGCGTGCAGACCCGCTTCGACGATCGTCAATCCCCAGCCCTCCTTGTGCGAGGGCATCAGCACCAGCCATGACTGGGCCAGCAGTTGATGCTTGCGCTCCTCGGTGACGAAGCCGTGGAAGTCCACCCGGTCGGCGACGCCCCGCTGGTGTGCGTGATCGACCAAAGCGTCGCGCCAGTAGCCCTCACCGACAACGTTCAGCCGTAACTCCGGCTGGTCGACGGTGAGATCGGCGAGTATGTCGATCGCGATCTCGACCTGCTTGTGGGGCACCAGCCGCCCGAGCACGGTGATGGACGGCGCCGGCGTGCGCGGGACATCGGCATACTGCCGCAGATCCGCGGGGTGGTCGTTGCCGGAATACACCAGGTCGATGCGATCGGCGTCGACGCCGAGCCCGACGAGGTCGCGACGGCTCGCCTGAGAGACGGTCACGTAGCGCGATCGGCGGTAGACCCACGGAGCGACCCGGGATTCGAGGAACCACCCGATACGCGCGACGCGCTGGGGAAAGATCACCGACCACTGGTCACGGTGGGTGTGATGCACGATGTTGATGACCGGTGTCCCGGTGACCAACGGGCTCCAGAAGGGCACACCGTTCTGCACATCCAGGATCAGGTCGAAGTCGTCGCGGTGCTGGGCGGCATACAGCATTCCGCGCAGATAGCAGGTGAACCGGCCACCGCGTCGCAGCACGCGCACCGGGCCGTGCCGGTCGACGGCGGCGCTGCCGGGAAACCGGCTGGTGACGATGGTGACCTCGTGCCCGAGTTCGGTGAGCACCTCAGCGGTGCGCTCGGTGAACGTCTCGGCACCGCCTGCTTCGGGGTTCTCACGATCGCGCCAGGAGAGGTACAACAGGCGCAGTCGCGGTGCTTCCGCGGTGTCGGACACCGGCACGTCGATACTCCTTCTGACCACCGCTGTCGGAGCGGGTGGTCCTGACAGGTCGGCCGATAGACTAACCGCATTCCTACTCGGAGGTAACCCAGATCACAATGGTCGATGCGGTGTGTGAGATCTGTGCCGGCCGACTGCGCGACCGGCATGTCCGCGGTGGCGCGACTTTGCAGGAGTGCTCCGGGTGCGGCCACCTGCTGCGGTCACTCGCCTGCGCCCCCGCCGGCCACCGTGATCATGCCTACGGCGGCGAACCGACGCTGGACCGGTGGCGGCTGGCGCTGACCTACCGGTTGTTGCGGCGGCACAGTTCGCCTGCATCGGTCTTCGAGGTGGGTTTCGGCACGGGCGCTCTGCTGCGGCGATTCCTCGATGACGGCGCCTCGGTCGCCGGGGCGGACCCCGACCAGTTGGGGCTGTCGGTCGACCCGCGCGTGCGTGCAGTGGGCGACCTGCACGCCTGTGCCGTTGAAGACGTCGCCGATCAAGCGGTCTCCGCCGACCTGGTCTACGGCATCCATGTCCTCGAGCACGTGCGCGACCCCACGCGCACGTTGCAGTTCGCCGCGCGCCTGCTGCGACCGGGCGGCAGCGTGCAATTCCTCACGCCGGCAGGGGACAGCGACGGCTTGCGGCTGTATGGCGCCGCCTGGTGGATGCTCGAGGACCCGACCCATGTGCGCTTCTTCACCGCCCGGAGTCTGACTCTCGCGGCAGAGGCCGCCGGGCTGGTCGACATACGGGTCGAACGCCCGGCACTCGACAGCACCTCCACCGACGCGGCCAGCCTGGTGCGACTGGTGCGCCCCGCGCAACGGCCCG is a genomic window containing:
- a CDS encoding class I SAM-dependent methyltransferase; amino-acid sequence: MCEICAGRLRDRHVRGGATLQECSGCGHLLRSLACAPAGHRDHAYGGEPTLDRWRLALTYRLLRRHSSPASVFEVGFGTGALLRRFLDDGASVAGADPDQLGLSVDPRVRAVGDLHACAVEDVADQAVSADLVYGIHVLEHVRDPTRTLQFAARLLRPGGSVQFLTPAGDSDGLRLYGAAWWMLEDPTHVRFFTARSLTLAAEAAGLVDIRVERPALDSTSTDAASLVRLVRPAQRPGGVLSSAPAVVSSMATTPLVLAARAVAPRLRPTLHLIARRPH
- a CDS encoding DUF2613 family protein, which encodes MNPANKIIYNVGGAIVGALLAAVAIFGLVQQQGSQTQPQTYKGAITYNQ
- a CDS encoding glycosyltransferase family 4 protein; this encodes MPVSDTAEAPRLRLLYLSWRDRENPEAGGAETFTERTAEVLTELGHEVTIVTSRFPGSAAVDRHGPVRVLRRGGRFTCYLRGMLYAAQHRDDFDLILDVQNGVPFWSPLVTGTPVINIVHHTHRDQWSVIFPQRVARIGWFLESRVAPWVYRRSRYVTVSQASRRDLVGLGVDADRIDLVYSGNDHPADLRQYADVPRTPAPSITVLGRLVPHKQVEIAIDILADLTVDQPELRLNVVGEGYWRDALVDHAHQRGVADRVDFHGFVTEERKHQLLAQSWLVLMPSHKEGWGLTIVEAGLHATPALAFEHAGGPTESIMHGLTGLLATDADELTNQVRVLLTNHDLRHRLGVTAREHALSFDWRSSGAQLERSIRSVLGQVERPDSPPIVAPRLRSLDEIVAEHESATPTP